A genomic segment from Chelonoidis abingdonii isolate Lonesome George chromosome 24, CheloAbing_2.0, whole genome shotgun sequence encodes:
- the CERCAM gene encoding inactive glycosyltransferase 25 family member 3 isoform X2, with amino-acid sequence MEKHYRYIEWKSVEEPSSYPDELGPKHWTDERYEHVMRLKQEALSFARAKGADYLLLTDTDSVLTNNETLTFLISQNKSVVAPMLDSQTYYSNFWCGITPQGYYRRTADYFPTKNRQRVGCFAVPMVYATFLLDLRKEGTSELTFHPPHPNYSWPFDDIIVFAYSCQAAGVQIYVCNQERFGYINVPVKSHQTLEDERINFVHLILEAMVDGPPMYPSEHVSLSPKHLGKMGFDEIFLINLVRRPDRRQRMLSSLYELEIDPLVVDAVDGSALNSSDIKILGVDLLPGYYDPFSGRTLTKGEVGCFLSHYYIWKEIVARGLEKSVVFEDDVRFEAYFKVRLMRLMEELEWAQLDWDLIYLGRKQVNLDDEEPVEDVRNLVVAEYSYWTLAYIISQRGAQKLIAAEPLSKMLPVDEFLPIMSDKHPNKDYKQHFAIRDLLVYSVHPLLAYPTHYTGDSKWLSDTETSTIWDDDSKKTDWSGSQKTLKGSRSNAGHSFRSTSRDEL; translated from the exons ATGGAAAAACACTATCGCTACATTGAGTGGAAGTCAGTGGAGGAGCCCAG CTCTTACCCTGATGAACTTGGCCCCAAGCACTGGACAGACGAACGCTATGAACATGTCATGAGGCTCAAGCAGGAAGCTCTGAGCTTTGCGCGGGCCAAGGGGGCTGATTATCTCCTG CTCACCGATACAGACAGCGTCCTGACCAACAATGAGACCCTGACGTTTCTGATCTCGCAGAACAAGTCCGTGGTTGCCCCCATGCTGGACTCCCAGACATATTACTCCAACTTCTGGTGTGGGATAACCCCTCAG GGTTACTACCGCAGGACGGCAGACTATTTCCCCACCAAGAACCGCCAGCGTGTGGGCTGCTTTGCCGTCCCCATGGTGTACGCCACCTTCCTGCTTGACCTGCGAAAAGAAGGGACCTCCGAGCTCACcttccacccaccccaccccaactaCAGCTGGCCCTTTGACGACATCATCGTCTTTGCCTATTCCTGCCAAGCAGCAG GTGTCCAGATCTACGTATGTAACCAGGAGCGGTTTGGTTACATCAATGTCCCGGTGAAGTCCCATCAGACGCTAGAGGACGAACGAATCAACTTTGTGCACCTCATCCTGGAAGCCATGG TGGACGGCCCCCCGATGTACCCCTCTGAGCACGTTTCCCTCAGCCCCAAGCACCTCGGTAAAATGGGCTTTGATGAG ATTTTCCTGATTAACCTGGTGCGGCGGCCAGACCGGCGCCAGCGGATGCTGAGTTCTCTGTATGAGCTGGAGATAGACCCCCTAGTGGTGGACGCTGTGGATGGGAG TGCCCTGAACAGCAGTGACATTAAGATCCTGGGTGTGGATCTGCTCCCAGGATACTATGACCCGTTCTCTGGCAGGACGCTCACCAAGGGGGAGGTCGGTTGCTTCCTCAGCCATTATTACATCTGGAAAGAG ATTGTGGCACGGGGGCTGGAGAAGTCAGTGGTGTTTGAGGATGATGTGCGCTTCGAGGCCTATTTCAAGGTGCGGCTGATGCGGCTGATGGAGGAGCTGGAGTGGGCACAGCTGGACTGGGATCTGAT CTACCTGGGCAGGAAGCAGGTGAACTTGGACGACGAGGAGCCGGTGGAGGACGTGCGGAACCTGGTGGTGGCTGAATATTCCTACTGGACCCTGGCCTACATCATCTCCCAGCGGGGGGCCCAGAAGCTGATCGCGGCCGAGCCCCTGTCCAAAATGCTGCCGGTGGACGAGTTTCTGCCCATCATGTCAGACAAGCACCCAAA CAAGGATTACAAGCAGCATTTTGCTATCCGAGACCTGCTGGTGTATTCGGTGCACCCCCTGCTGGCTTATCCCACTCACTACACTGGGGACTCCAAGTGGCTCAGCGACACGGAGACTTCGACCATCTGGGATGACGACTCCAAGAAGACAGACTGGAGCGGCTCACAGAAAACACTGAAGGGTTCCCGAAGCAACGCTGGCCATTCCTTCCGTTCGACCTCCCGAGATGAGCTCTAA
- the CERCAM gene encoding inactive glycosyltransferase 25 family member 3 isoform X1 — translation MRPLGAALLRCALFLLLRGCPGQEEEAGSPAGQQQELPTVVIAILARNSEHSLPHYLGALERLDYPKGRISIWCATDHNIDNTTEILWEWLTAMEKHYRYIEWKSVEEPSSYPDELGPKHWTDERYEHVMRLKQEALSFARAKGADYLLLTDTDSVLTNNETLTFLISQNKSVVAPMLDSQTYYSNFWCGITPQGYYRRTADYFPTKNRQRVGCFAVPMVYATFLLDLRKEGTSELTFHPPHPNYSWPFDDIIVFAYSCQAAGVQIYVCNQERFGYINVPVKSHQTLEDERINFVHLILEAMVDGPPMYPSEHVSLSPKHLGKMGFDEIFLINLVRRPDRRQRMLSSLYELEIDPLVVDAVDGSALNSSDIKILGVDLLPGYYDPFSGRTLTKGEVGCFLSHYYIWKEIVARGLEKSVVFEDDVRFEAYFKVRLMRLMEELEWAQLDWDLIYLGRKQVNLDDEEPVEDVRNLVVAEYSYWTLAYIISQRGAQKLIAAEPLSKMLPVDEFLPIMSDKHPNKDYKQHFAIRDLLVYSVHPLLAYPTHYTGDSKWLSDTETSTIWDDDSKKTDWSGSQKTLKGSRSNAGHSFRSTSRDEL, via the exons ATGCGCCCCCTCGGCGCTGCGCTGTTGCGCTGCgccctgttcctgctgctgaggggctgCCCCGGGCAGGAGGAGGAAGCGGGGAGCCCAGccgggcagcagcaggagctgcccaCTGTGGTGATCGCCATCCTGGCCCGCAACTCCGAGCACTCGCTGCCCCATTACCTGGGGGCCTTGGAGCGCCTGGACTACCCCAAGGGGCGCATCTCTATCTG GTGTGCAACAGACCACAATATCGACAACACAACCGAGATCCTGTGGGAATGGCTTACGGCCATGGAAAAACACTATCGCTACATTGAGTGGAAGTCAGTGGAGGAGCCCAG CTCTTACCCTGATGAACTTGGCCCCAAGCACTGGACAGACGAACGCTATGAACATGTCATGAGGCTCAAGCAGGAAGCTCTGAGCTTTGCGCGGGCCAAGGGGGCTGATTATCTCCTG CTCACCGATACAGACAGCGTCCTGACCAACAATGAGACCCTGACGTTTCTGATCTCGCAGAACAAGTCCGTGGTTGCCCCCATGCTGGACTCCCAGACATATTACTCCAACTTCTGGTGTGGGATAACCCCTCAG GGTTACTACCGCAGGACGGCAGACTATTTCCCCACCAAGAACCGCCAGCGTGTGGGCTGCTTTGCCGTCCCCATGGTGTACGCCACCTTCCTGCTTGACCTGCGAAAAGAAGGGACCTCCGAGCTCACcttccacccaccccaccccaactaCAGCTGGCCCTTTGACGACATCATCGTCTTTGCCTATTCCTGCCAAGCAGCAG GTGTCCAGATCTACGTATGTAACCAGGAGCGGTTTGGTTACATCAATGTCCCGGTGAAGTCCCATCAGACGCTAGAGGACGAACGAATCAACTTTGTGCACCTCATCCTGGAAGCCATGG TGGACGGCCCCCCGATGTACCCCTCTGAGCACGTTTCCCTCAGCCCCAAGCACCTCGGTAAAATGGGCTTTGATGAG ATTTTCCTGATTAACCTGGTGCGGCGGCCAGACCGGCGCCAGCGGATGCTGAGTTCTCTGTATGAGCTGGAGATAGACCCCCTAGTGGTGGACGCTGTGGATGGGAG TGCCCTGAACAGCAGTGACATTAAGATCCTGGGTGTGGATCTGCTCCCAGGATACTATGACCCGTTCTCTGGCAGGACGCTCACCAAGGGGGAGGTCGGTTGCTTCCTCAGCCATTATTACATCTGGAAAGAG ATTGTGGCACGGGGGCTGGAGAAGTCAGTGGTGTTTGAGGATGATGTGCGCTTCGAGGCCTATTTCAAGGTGCGGCTGATGCGGCTGATGGAGGAGCTGGAGTGGGCACAGCTGGACTGGGATCTGAT CTACCTGGGCAGGAAGCAGGTGAACTTGGACGACGAGGAGCCGGTGGAGGACGTGCGGAACCTGGTGGTGGCTGAATATTCCTACTGGACCCTGGCCTACATCATCTCCCAGCGGGGGGCCCAGAAGCTGATCGCGGCCGAGCCCCTGTCCAAAATGCTGCCGGTGGACGAGTTTCTGCCCATCATGTCAGACAAGCACCCAAA CAAGGATTACAAGCAGCATTTTGCTATCCGAGACCTGCTGGTGTATTCGGTGCACCCCCTGCTGGCTTATCCCACTCACTACACTGGGGACTCCAAGTGGCTCAGCGACACGGAGACTTCGACCATCTGGGATGACGACTCCAAGAAGACAGACTGGAGCGGCTCACAGAAAACACTGAAGGGTTCCCGAAGCAACGCTGGCCATTCCTTCCGTTCGACCTCCCGAGATGAGCTCTAA